The following is a genomic window from Solanum lycopersicum chromosome 6, SLM_r2.1.
TCATTCATGAAATCTTCTGGTTCATGCCACGTACGTTGTGATGTATACTCATCATGTGTATCACCAAAGATATATGGACTATCCGGGAGATGATCAAGATAAGGAATTAATGATTACGAAACGGACTCATGGACATTGGTCTTGGCGATCGAATGGGAGTCAAAATCATCATCACTAGATGATGCCTCAAATGGAACATTATCTCCTGATTCCTCAGCATTAGGCAAATCATCACTATTACTAGCTGAAGGTGAGCCGTAATTAGGAAGATCACGATTATTGATATTCACAGGATCAATTGGCTCATcttgtgtaatattttttttatatatgtaaaaaattatataaatatttggctcatataattaacttattcaaaaaaaaaaatagtgttagACATAGCGATAATCATCTACATCAAAAGTAGGCGAGACATGAAAATTTGAGGATGTCCCAACATTTTTCGTCATTTCAAAGTGTGAAGACtgaccaaaataattatttagtccATAACTTGGAGCAATATCCCTATCTTGCTGAGGTAAACcgctacaaaatatataataataagaataataaataatataaattaataaataattgacaaaTTCAACAAACAATAACcgaaatataataattgagcATTACCGatcactttcattgatagtttcgtttaaatcaaaatcatatcggccagtatgaatattttgataatgagtCATTTTAGGAAAATTAGTAGATTGAATTATCGGAAATTCATCAATGCTATTACGATTTTCTAATTAGGGATGGACATCGACTGATAAATGAGAACATTGTTGACTAATCTTAGGCTCCTTCCTAACATAGATTTCAAGTGTTGTTAACTTGATTtgatctatatagtcatttggAACCCTCACAAAGTCGGTTAAATATTCGTCATTATAGATAATTCACTCTCCAAAATTTACTTGTccttgtgataaaaatgaagtagggTATTTTTCgactataaataaattataatccGTACTGTTTATAcccattcttttataaattgatgaaataaatttatgatatcggatattaatttgatatttaacaTTGTTTTTGGGAGGACAATTATAATAAACGGTATTTCCGTCATGAATAATTTCGTCATTCCAATAAAatgaaactttaactttaggTGTAGAAGACATTTCTTTTAGattgaaatgaacaaatatagaaGATTTTATATTGTAGGTGCTATCAACTATCCATAAACGTCCTTAAATAGAGATTGAAAGATTTTTCAGAACAAAAGtacataatgaaatattttttttcgttttaatgacatatcaaaatcaatataatttgtataacaCTGGAAAAGCTTCTTCAATACgtgaaaaatattcttcttataatgtgtaataaaaagtttcactttataaaatggaataaaaagttccacttcataaagtggaagaaaaaactccactttataaagtgtaataaaaagttccgttatatattaaaaataaacattatgaCACTAACGGAAAACGTTTAGATTCTCGGATATAgtaaaactttttcttttactaaacttattttagttactctaaaataataacttattttgattacttttatatttttatgacttAATTTGATTCTCAAAACTCTTTTTTAGTTGAGAAATAGTAGTActacttttttctatttatcgTATAGTTGTTGAATGTGGTCGTATTCCGTACTCTTCTATGGTATTATTTCGCTGTAAAGTACCCCTTTACAGCTCATTATTATAATGCTACAAACAGGTACCAAATAAATTTTGACTTTGAAGAATCACAAAAGTCCACATTCTTGTAAAAATAATCTCTTGTAAAAATATAAGGTAAAACCACATACAATAAGTCCACATAATCATTAAACCTTGCACATGGTGAGAGCTTTACTACACCGAGCtgtccttttttctttttaatctgttGATCAGACTGGAAGTCATAAACTAAATTCTAGATTTGCCTCACCATACAAGTTAGCACATTCTTAAGTCATAACTTTTAAGCAAGTGAGTGCATAAATATCACTATAATAAACCATTTTTAATAAATGGGAACTTAAAGAGTATAAAAACATCTGTTTGAGGGCAAAATGAAAAGGTAATAATTAGAAGCTTCATAAATatagtacaaaactacaaattAGTCAATGTCAAGAAATGGTGTCAAACAAATTGCCTGAgatctttatattttcttttccacttccaTCCAACTAGCAAAGCTGAACACTAAAGAAGCCAGGCAAAAAGGTGATGAAAATATTAGCCATTTAGATAACATATAAGGCCATGACAAAATGttcataaagtaaaataaaagaaacaaatgttagtttagcccccccccccccccccattcgCGCTCTCAACACAGTTGCAGGACTAAGGTTACAACAGAGATAAGGCTGTTAATCGGGTTGATCTTCAAAAACCTGCTCCAGACAACAGCCATTTTCCATCCATGATTCCTAGATTGCGTGGAACATACACAGAAAAACACGGGGACAAGGATAGAGTGGAGTCATCACCTCTTAGCAAGTGATTGAAGTTGCTAAAGGCGTTACCAGGACAGCAATGTTTCCAGCTACAGGTGGACGTAGACTAGCTGCAGTCTCCAGCTGTTCCCATGCTTCCTTCCGTTTTTCAGATTCCAAGTCTATTTTCTCCTGTTCTTCCTTGTAATGAGAATGACAAGCAAGGAAAAGTACATCATCCATTTCGGAGAACATCCTTCTTACATTTAGACTCAAGTTCTGCACAGCATGATTCCAGTGGTTCTGAGTATTGCTTTCCACAGCTGGGAATATAATCGGGAGAATCACGTGCCGGTTATGTGCAATCAAATTGACAATTTGGTCATTATTCCAAAGGAAGAGAGCCCTTTCAGCAACCTGGAAAATAGAAGTTTGACTGTTAGGATGACAAGTAAATGTCTTTGGGAGGGAGGGGGGTAACTGATAACAGACTAATGCAGCATCAAAGAGATCATCACATATGGCAACCTTTCTACCAGAGAAGGCCTGAAGTTCATATCTATCACTCCCCACTGGGAAAAAAGGGGGGTTGAGAGAGAACTCTAGAGTGAATGGAAAGATAAAGAGGAGGAAGGGGTTTCAGAAACCAACCAACAATGAACTAAATTTGTTTTTCAACCATTTTGCCATATACTcattcttctctctctctctcttccccATCCACAAACCACTTTTCATGTAGAAGCCTCCAGTATTTAGATaaatacacaattcataagCGTAGTCCTCACTCTTGGTTAGAAGATCATTACTTAGTCGCAAAAATATACTATATGCCTTGGAAGTGAGATGCTATAGTTTTTGGCAAATTGTGTCCCTGAACCCAACAATTTCCAGCCTCAACAATAAAAGATAAACGGAGAAGAACCATGTGATGCCATATAATGATTGAAATCCAAGTATCTACCAGAAAGACTTGGTTTATAACAAGTAGAAATTTACACATGTTTAGATGTGTTGAGAACTTGCAGGTTTAAAGATATCATACTataaccaccaccaccaactcTTCAGAATATGGTGGTGGCGTTCATCGAAGTGCAATGACTGATTGATGTCAGAAGATTTGGCCAAACAGGCCCATGATACTTGGTTTTATTTAAGTTAACTCTGTCAAAGATCCAATTACTTCATCAGTTTCTCTCTGTCTTTGAAAATCCATTTTTTGAGTCTGTCTAAGAATGGACAAAGATACTTAAATGATTGACTGAATAATGCAGATTAAGCAATATATCTCATTCTTCTTATTGGCAGGTTTTCTGATGAATTTTATTAACTTGATTCCAGAAATGCCCTGGGAAACAGTAATAGATCTTCTTTATCAGCACTCTTCTATCTATTGTCATCCCTTGAAACCACTTGTTTACCCAGTTCATTGACAAGGCTGTTGTTTcgtatagacaaaaaaaatccTGAACATTCTCTTGGGGCACAAGTCTTTTTGGCTCATAATCTTAAGTTCTTGACTCATTGCTGAGACCATTTCAAACTAAATGAAAAACTCCTGTCAGCAAtctagaaattttattctaggcAACTGAGCTGGTagtaattttaaagattttcatataaaaattccACACAGCTAAAAATACATGTAAATCTGGAAGGATCCTGATTCTTTACAAGTCAAACAACTGGATGAAGAATACATCATTCAATCAATTGCATTTCCATCCCACATTAGCCTGAATCCTCTGTATCAATTAGAAGGAGAATTCTTATCACAATATTAGTTCATAGATCCTTGAACAAACCATATCTAACCAACAACTCAGAAACTACgcaacaaataaaaattgaagtacACACGCACACATATATACATGTCTAGAGACACAAGTATTAGTACCTGAAAATGGTAACTATTGATGCAGCAACCGATCCGCCAGAACAAGGGAACCATCACTTTTTGGAACTCAGCCATGTTAATAACTTCCAAAATTTCTTCCAGCTCACTCAAAAACATCACCTCCTTTTGGGTGCTTGTGATAGGCCAGTACTTCAACAAACCCCTAATCACAGTGCTAGCCAATTTGGGATCTTTCTCTATGAACTGGTTAATACAATATGATAACTGTTGAAAGTAAATCCCCAAGGATTTTGGCTTGTGCAAAGGAATCAAGGTCCTTGACAAAAAGATCTTATGCTCCTCTTTCAATGGCAGAGCGAACCCTGTAACCACACTTCCAAATATCTCCAAAAGTTCAGCAATCCCATTATGTTTCTCCGATTCGAACACAACACGGTAAAACACATTGCTTATACTCTTCCTTATATAAGGCCTGTGAACCATGAACTTGCCATAAATCCTATGCAAAATAGCTTTCAAACAATCTCTTTCCCTTGGATCTTCAGAATCAAACAAGTCAAGTAATTTCAAGATGAACTGATGGTTTATATACTTCTTTGCAACCTTAGCTTCAAGAGAAGAGGATGTTACAAACTTAAGCAACAGATCATACACAATTTGCAAGTGAGGCCAGGCAGGGTCAAAAGTAggctcatcatcatcattttcgCTGGCGTGGCTATTATTAGACCGATAATTAGGAGGGAAAACCCGAAACAAATTAACAGCACATGTTTTACACAATGCAAGAATTGCAGgttctgaaaatttgggtggATTAGCAGATACAAAATCCAAAAGCTCAAATAATGTAGCCCTTTTTAGTTCCTTTTCTGCTACATTCTTAGTTGGGTCCCTGAAATCAAAGTCTACACAGCAGAGACTTAACTTACTGATAAAAAGATTCATCTTTTCAGAGCTGGGAACATCTTTGAAGGAAATCAAAGGCTCGATCCCTGCAATCACACTTGCTGGGAACACAACTGAGGAAGTCCTCCTTGGAACACTATTAGGCCTTCCAGGGCCTAAATTTGAGCTTGCATTCGGACTGTTTGAGTCTGAATTGCCTCTTCCTGAGTCTACTGACTCAGATTTCAGTGATTTCTTCGGAAGCTTACTCAGAAAATGCTTCCACATGGTGCTTTTCACAAACTTTTAACACAAAAACAGACTCAAAACAGATAAAAGAGGGTGAAAAAACACTCAAATCAAGATATTACTGGTAAAGGGCAACAACCCTAGAGCTGTAATACACAACCAAGATCTAAACCAAAACCCCATTGGCTAAAAAATCTGCAAACTTTAAGCTAAACCACAAAATGGGGGTGCCATTATCTTCAgcaagaagaaagaaaaatcaaatctttccTCAAACTAACTTAAAGGGTGGTTCAGATCTTGATTTACAAATAGggaaaagattgaaaaaaaatgcaAGAATCATGCAAAGCTGAAGCCTTTTTTGCTCAATTTACAACCTTggattctttaaataaaaagagagagagCCCAGATCTCATACACATTCATTAtaactatttatatatacataacatGAAAAAGATTCAGATATATTGCAGAGAAGGGGGTAGGGAGGGTGTCAGGATGTGGGTAGGTTGGGTGGGTGGTGGGTTGAAGAGGGGAGAAAGAAGGAGATTCAGATGCTGATAACAAGgctaaagaaaacaaaaaatgtcattattcaTCATTCAATTTCTTCATGCACTAGTACTATGTACatacattttatacataaacataaaaacaacAAGTGAATAAAGCTTTCTTCTTCATTAGGAAATTTTTGGGTTTGAAGGGGGTGGGGTAAGTGAGCTTAATTATGAACCTTGGCATGGATGCATGGTGCAGAGGGGAAAATGGTGAAAGTTcatcattgtttgtttgtatctttttgacaataatttactgtaataataataataaaagtagaacaaaaaattaaagagcAGTAAATTTGAATGACTGGctaactttttatttctttcacaaTAATGTTCTGCTTTTTTTTTCTCGATTTGTGAGATGGttttattattgattacttATTTCTGATAGAAAAATACAGGTGGGTCTCTCAGCCTCTCAGCTTTGGCCTtgtggaagaaaaataaataaatgaaaagagtAAAGCGTCTCTCCACACAAATTTGAAAAagatcccttttttttttcataggGTTATTATtggttttttaattattttttctcccatctttaagatatattaaaataagggaaagaactcaaatatgtcattaaatttttagaaaatactcatttatatcattcgttaaaagtttggtttatttatgtcattatcatttaagaaaatgttcattcatgccattatttttaaCAGTGTTTTGCAATATCATCTTTTATGTGTGGCCAATTATAATTTGGccacatcatcaattttttaaatagaaaaatcataattctgaacaaaaattgaattaattttttttttatttttttattacaaaaattgatgacgtgacAAAATTATAATTGGACATGTGTCacaaatggttttgcaaaatcactattaaaaaataatggcatgaatggACCTTTTCTTGAACGGTACTGGCATAAATGAGTCTTTTCCcttaaaataatggaaaaaaggTTAAATATACTCTTGAACTATAGTAAATAGTATGTAGATACCTTTCGTCATGCTTTAAGGACATTGGTGCTCCTACCGTTGAAAAACTAAAGTATATATACCCTTTAACTAACGGACATAcatgtgtcataatcttatccatcAACCCGACATCGAATCGATGAATAAGATTGTGTCAcgtgtccctatttagtcttcTGTTAGAGTGAAGGGCATATACGGTCTAGTTTTTTTTACGGCAGAGGCATCaatatttcaaaagtatgacgaaagatatctgcataccatttataataattcggagatatatttatcttttttccctAAAATAATTGAATGCGCACAAACTAATTCAGTCCCCTAGTTATGAGAAAGTTATTTTTGAAATGATTCTTACTTgctaacaaataaaattttgtttctataaaatattttctccacaAAACTTACtaaaagagaaattttaaagttattcaaACAAGTAAtgctcttctttatttatttattttttttaaaaaaagagagagagagagagaaaaggtGGCATGAGAGGGtaagaataaagataaaaacaataaaagtaaacTCAAGcatgtttcaaaaaaaaaaatgtacatgTATCACTTATTCTCTTTTTGGTAATATTTGcgtttttttaacaaaaaagtcttttaatttatatgagaAAATGTTAtacttaaaaacaaattaaaataagtagAGACCAAGTAGGCGTTTGGCCGTagcttttaaatattttttactttctttaggATTTTATAGAGTTGGAGCTGAATATAAATACAAACAATATTTGAAATTAGTTCATGCTTTGATTATACTTAAATATTacttcaaaaacaaaaattaaattacaagttattttttaaatttatattttttatgatcgaacactaattattaaataaaataaaaaagtagtctaaaaaaaaatactctcttcatttaaaaagaattgtctagtttgatttgaaacggagttaagaaaagaaaaaagactttttaatattatggttctaaattaaagtcatgtcaaatatatcaaaatgtcctttaatcttatgttttaaacatgtcacgtgaaaagttaaaattaaaatattgtcaaaACAGGTAAGgagttattcttttttaaacagactaaaaaataataggataatttttttaaaaaacggagaaaatattttttatgatcaaatggattcaaaaaacaataaatgtaACACAAACAAAGTACGAGATATAATAATTGTAAATTAGCTATCCTCTACATTTTTTTGTACGATGCAAATTAATTACTAGTGACATGAATTATTACTCCTAAAATTTGGTACAATTTGACACACCTAATTACAAGACGTAcaaataattatgatatttttagtataataataataattctgcCTCTAGTTCCACATGCACTTTACAAAAGATATACGTGCAATCAAGGTTTTAATATTGTTTCGTATTAAAATACCACCTTTCAATAATATGCTATTAGTACAAATACAATATTTactgtttgatttttttttcgaaatgatttaattttttaaaattttatttcttgactTATAGAAGAAATATGCATGTTTAACAGTGTGTTATATGTATTtgccacaaaaaaaatagtataatgttatatataattttatttttgtaaaatgatTGTAGAAATACAGGAGAATAAAAACAATTACAATTATTCTCTAACTTGTAAACACTTGCAAGTTCGACATAAAATTATCACTGGGTGTTGCTAGTTCAAATACAATACTTAGGTCCATTTTTACatgatttcaaaataataatataaaaatagaattatattgatttaaacttgaaattttatttagatatgcAAGTTGGATTTCTCAAACATGAAAGTCCCACGATTTTCCAAAACTATCCTAACATCTCAATCCATTTTTACTTGTCTACTATATTAAAAGTAATTGTCTAACAATATTTGATCGATTTGaaaattaagagataatttaccttttttaaaaaaaatattttacctttactattaaatttttttcaacatttaatatatttttcaaagtattaaattttatattcaaatgGTAATGTAGTATTATTACTCatgttatatattatttctaaatgttTATATCAAGTCAATAGTAGATAACTATTGTTTGACAGAATGagtattattaaaattaacagAATTATAGTTCATAAATAAGGTATCAAAGTATCCTAAGACGCCGCAGTAATAATCTCATGTCTCCACGTACGATGATTACATGTTATTACAAACTTTTAGATACATGTAATTTACAAAGATTCACTAGTTAACCTAAGTAGTAACTGAATACTCCATATGTCCCTAATTATTTGTTCACTTTCCTTTTTTTAGTTGTTCCtaattatttgtctattttaacaaatcaaaaaataaaaatttattttacctattataccttcaattaatttctttgaaaagatagaatttctagaaaattttaaaatttaattcatgcatttcataattaataggataaaatggtaaaatcactatattaataaatattttcttaatagacgtgttaatttaaaaatgaacaatTTAAGTAATTAAGAACGtgggaaataaaaaaatatatctaaattatccctttttttaGTATCACGcgtaaattattataaatgtaaGAAACACACTTAAACTATCACTCGTATGTGTTTGGTGTATGTATAGTGTATTGCACGCACTATCTTTTTTtaaccaaagaaaaaaaagtttgcgactttgaaaaaacaattccgttaaataagtttataaaagattaaaatgaaAGTGGGCTGTTGataaatatagaagtaaaagGATAATATAAGAAGAATGAGGAATAAATTTCTTGTCTTTTACGTTTACGTGCGaagacttctttttttttttcattaattttatttatttactagtattctttattaattaaaaaaaattgactctcattcatcataattaactctttaagtatttttattttctccggtactaattattaatttcttGATATGAGTGTTGCCTGTTTATTCTTTATCAATTAATAAGTATTGAATTATGAAcgtaatataaatattatcaagattatatttaaatagtagctttaaaaaaatatattcccTTCGTTacattttatgtgacacaatTTCCTTTTGGTCAGcctcccctccccccccccctccccaaaaaaagaatcacattttcttatatatggtaagtatttaaatgtataattcattttttactcTTGTTGGtcccatttaattttaaagatggtacataatacatttatgaggagagagaaaattgaGTTGACTTTTTTGAATGacaatttaacaaatatttcaaagtcttcattatttcttaaactaTGTGTCCGGTCAAATGttgtcacataaaatgggacggagggagtacaAGTTTAAAActgatgaatattattattagagtTCTTTTAATTTAACGATTCTTTCAATCCTTACCGACATTCTTGATAAGTAAGATGATTAGATTGAAACTAAAATTTGTATTCTCTTGGTTATATATTTGTAACACGACATAAAGTCAAtggaatatgaatatattaagttAACACTATGTTTATGCAAGCTCAAATTTTGGTGTAAAAAAACTGTTTTTCCTCAAAGTTTCAGCAAATAAGGCCACCAATtcctaaaaaagaaataaaatttgaattgtttaGTTATCGCTGGAGGTTTGCTGATGTATTCGAGATCTATAAGTTTaagagatttttgtaatttaatttgaaaaaaaaatagaaataagatGTAATTAGCTCGTAGTACTATGTAATTCGTGCAACTTTTATAATAAACAATCATTTTATACATTTCCTCaaataattattgtttaattatcatcatcatatttaagacttttgaattaaataaaGTCCTTATTTGATTTAAGTaagaatttatgatatttaaactTCTAAATTAATTACCATTTTACCTTTTATAGTCAaactttaccaaaaaaatacaGCTGTTTCGTCTACatcaacatttttttcatttaggtTTTGATTCAGGTTGCCTTCTTGCATTTGTTATCATCATCCTTCATTCAGGTTTCGATTCAGGTCTACCCCTTTTGAACAATTTCTTGTGTTTCTATTTCAGTTGAAAATTTGGAGAGAAGAAGCATGTCGCAGCCGCCGAAAAGATCAAATTAAATCTATCATGCAGGACAAATCAAAGGtttatctcttttctttttccaccAATCTTTTTCTACGGAAATGGTGGTTCTTTGATTGCCGCAAGATTTACTCCTTTTAAATACATTCGATAGTTTTTCTGCCATTTAAAATGTAACAATATATAACATTATTATCATagtaatttttgttaatttgattattgctcttttttctctctctctaaatGTTTTCTTAGACTACAAGTAtttgtaataaatatttattttattatatttgattatagttaaaataaaacagataaaaagatcaaataagtaaatgatTTATATACGACGTGGCGTTGAATGcaaatacaaaagaaagagaatggAATAATAATTGACATTCTTTTTTGGTCAATAGAATTTAAAagattaatcatttttttttttttgaatgtgaGGAGTTTCTGATTAGCCAACAATCCACCCTATAAGCACAGTTCATGTTACCATCACTTGATGAAATTTACATTTAAGGCTAGGTGACGCCTTCTTATCACATAAGACTCTGAAAATAAAACTTCCACTTTCTCAATCTCATATCAATACGTTGGGTGTTACTTGTCAATCTTTCCGTTTTTAGATAATACATCCAAAATACTTGAAACTATCTCTCTTTTGGATGACTAGTATATCAAGTCTCACTTCTCCACATCAGCCTCATGCACCACATTGTTAAATTTGTACTTTGAGTATCCAATTTTAGTCATGTCCTCAGCCCGAATCATTCACTGTAAAGTCTATTTATAAATCTCTATGTGAACGTTAACTCCGTCGCTAGTCTCAccaatcaaaattatattatctgCAAATAACATATACTGTGACACCCCACCTTAGATCTGCCatattaatacattttttaaatattaattcttAGTAGTATTTCAAATATACATGATTATATACTATTGTCTCACCGGTTCACATTAGCATAAAAAAGTTTGCATCTTTTGACTCTAGTTTGTTGTgataatctttgatttttgcttccgaagataaataaatttctcacaaaataatatattatgtccTTAAAAAACTTATTCTTCACTAAGCATATGGGTCCATTTAAAGGGCAAATCTTGTGATTAAGAGAGAAATTGGAGcctaaccaaaaaaatataaaacaaaacacCTTCCATAAACAAAGTGACGACGACGTCGTATT
Proteins encoded in this region:
- the LOC101243899 gene encoding serine/threonine protein phosphatase 2A 57 kDa regulatory subunit B' iota isoform, which encodes MWKHFLSKLPKKSLKSESVDSGRGNSDSNSPNASSNLGPGRPNSVPRRTSSVVFPASVIAGIEPLISFKDVPSSEKMNLFISKLSLCCVDFDFRDPTKNVAEKELKRATLFELLDFVSANPPKFSEPAILALCKTCAVNLFRVFPPNYRSNNSHASENDDDEPTFDPAWPHLQIVYDLLLKFVTSSSLEAKVAKKYINHQFILKLLDLFDSEDPRERDCLKAILHRIYGKFMVHRPYIRKSISNVFYRVVFESEKHNGIAELLEIFGSVVTGFALPLKEEHKIFLSRTLIPLHKPKSLGIYFQQLSYCINQFIEKDPKLASTVIRGLLKYWPITSTQKEVMFLSELEEILEVINMAEFQKVMVPLFWRIGCCINSYHFQVAERALFLWNNDQIVNLIAHNRHVILPIIFPAVESNTQNHWNHAVQNLSLNVRRMFSEMDDVLFLACHSHYKEEQEKIDLESEKRKEAWEQLETAASLRPPVAGNIAVLVTPLATSITC